One Streptomyces drozdowiczii DNA segment encodes these proteins:
- a CDS encoding formimidoylglutamate deiminase, translating to MPLTTEATGTPVTETYWLSHAWLGTHVEPGVALDVSDGRIARVRTGVDAPPPGATALRGLTLPGLANTHSHAFHRALRSTVQVGSGTFWTWRETMYQVASRLTPDTYYALARAVYAEMALAGITAVGEFHYLHHAPGGTPYDNPNAMGEALIAAARAAGIRITLLDTAYLSAGFGSGPDDYREPDRHQARFSDGTADAWAERAALLKGDDHTVIGAAVHSVRAVPAGQLSTVARWAEERQAPLHVHLSEQTAENDACLAAHGRTPARLLADHGVLGLRTTGVHNTHLTDEDIALIGSTGTGTCMCPTTERDLADGIGPAAALQHAGSPLSLGSDSHAVIDLFEEARAMELNERLRTRRRGHWTAAALLRAASADGHAALGRPDAGVLEPGAPADLVTIALDSVRTAGPVPRLAAETAVFAASAADVRHTVVAGRHLVRDGRHTLVDDVPRALAQAIGALRH from the coding sequence GTGCCGCTGACGACGGAGGCGACGGGCACACCCGTCACCGAGACGTACTGGCTGTCCCACGCCTGGCTCGGCACCCATGTCGAGCCGGGCGTCGCCCTGGACGTGTCCGACGGGCGCATCGCCCGCGTACGCACCGGAGTGGACGCCCCGCCGCCCGGCGCCACCGCGCTGCGCGGGCTCACCCTGCCCGGCCTGGCCAACACCCACTCGCACGCCTTCCACCGCGCCCTGCGCTCCACCGTCCAGGTCGGCTCGGGCACCTTCTGGACCTGGCGCGAGACCATGTACCAGGTGGCGTCCCGGCTCACGCCCGACACCTATTACGCGCTCGCCCGCGCCGTGTACGCGGAGATGGCGCTCGCGGGCATCACCGCGGTCGGCGAATTCCACTATCTGCACCACGCGCCCGGCGGCACGCCCTACGACAACCCCAACGCCATGGGCGAGGCCCTGATCGCGGCCGCCCGCGCGGCCGGCATCCGGATCACCCTGCTCGACACCGCCTACCTCTCCGCCGGATTCGGCTCCGGGCCCGACGACTACCGCGAGCCCGACCGGCACCAGGCACGCTTCAGCGACGGGACCGCCGACGCCTGGGCCGAACGCGCCGCCCTCCTCAAGGGCGACGACCACACGGTCATCGGCGCCGCCGTCCACTCCGTGCGGGCGGTCCCGGCCGGTCAGCTCTCCACCGTCGCCCGCTGGGCCGAGGAACGCCAGGCCCCCCTGCACGTCCACCTCTCCGAGCAGACCGCCGAGAACGACGCCTGCCTCGCCGCCCACGGACGCACCCCGGCCCGGCTCCTCGCCGACCACGGCGTCCTCGGACTCCGCACCACCGGCGTCCACAACACCCACCTCACCGACGAGGACATCGCCCTCATCGGCTCGACGGGCACCGGCACCTGCATGTGCCCGACCACCGAACGGGACCTCGCCGACGGCATCGGCCCCGCGGCCGCCCTCCAGCACGCCGGATCCCCGCTCTCGCTCGGCAGCGACAGCCACGCGGTGATCGACCTCTTCGAGGAGGCCCGCGCGATGGAGCTGAACGAGCGGCTGCGCACCCGCAGGCGCGGCCACTGGACGGCCGCCGCCCTGCTGCGCGCCGCCTCCGCCGACGGCCACGCCGCGCTCGGCCGACCCGACGCGGGCGTCCTCGAACCGGGCGCCCCCGCCGACCTGGTGACGATCGCGCTCGACTCCGTCAGGACGGCGGGACCGGTGCCACGACTGGCAGCGGAGACCGCCGTATTCGCCGCCTCCGCGGCGGACGTCCGCCACACCGTGGTGGCGGGGCGCCACCTCGTACGCGACGGACGGCACACGCTGGTGGACGACGTCCCGCGAGCACTCGCCCAGGCCATCGGCGCGCTGCGCCACTGA
- the hutI gene encoding imidazolonepropionase, which yields MTTTAITHISALVTNDPSLGDESPLGLIQDAAVVIEGDRVVWTGASSKAPATDNAVDAGGRAVIPGFVDSHSHLVFAGDRTQEFNARMSGRPYSAGGIRTTVAATRAATDEQLSANVARYLAEALRQGTTTFETKSGYGLTVEDEARALRVAARHTDEVTFLGAHIVSPDYADDPAGYVDLVTGPMLDACAPYARWIDVFCERGAFDGDQARAILTAGRARGLHPRVHANQLGHGPGVQLAVELDAASADHCTHLTDADVDALAQSETVATLLPGAEFSTRAPWPDARRLLDAGATVALSTDCNPGSSFTSSLPFCVALAVRDMGMTPDEALWAATAGGAAALRRKDVGRLAPGARADLVVLDAPSHVHLAYRPGVPLVHEVWRAGARVV from the coding sequence ATGACGACGACCGCCATCACCCACATCTCCGCACTGGTCACCAACGACCCCTCCCTCGGCGACGAGTCCCCCCTCGGACTGATCCAGGACGCGGCCGTCGTCATCGAGGGCGACCGCGTCGTCTGGACCGGTGCGTCCAGCAAAGCACCCGCCACTGACAACGCCGTCGACGCGGGCGGCCGGGCGGTGATCCCCGGCTTCGTGGACTCCCACTCCCACCTGGTCTTCGCGGGCGACCGCACCCAGGAGTTCAACGCCCGGATGTCCGGCCGCCCCTACAGCGCCGGCGGCATCCGCACCACCGTCGCCGCCACCCGCGCCGCCACCGACGAACAGCTCTCCGCCAACGTCGCCCGCTACCTCGCCGAGGCGCTGCGCCAGGGCACCACCACCTTCGAGACCAAGTCCGGCTACGGCCTCACCGTCGAGGACGAGGCCCGCGCCCTGCGCGTCGCCGCCCGCCACACCGACGAGGTCACCTTCCTCGGCGCCCACATCGTCTCCCCGGACTACGCCGACGACCCCGCCGGATACGTGGACCTGGTCACCGGACCGATGCTCGACGCCTGCGCCCCGTACGCCCGCTGGATCGACGTCTTCTGCGAGCGCGGCGCCTTCGACGGCGACCAGGCGCGGGCGATCCTCACCGCCGGCCGCGCCCGGGGCCTGCACCCCCGGGTCCACGCCAACCAGCTCGGCCACGGGCCCGGCGTCCAGCTGGCCGTGGAACTGGACGCCGCGTCCGCCGACCACTGCACCCACCTCACCGACGCGGACGTCGACGCCCTCGCCCAGTCGGAGACCGTCGCGACGCTGCTGCCCGGCGCCGAGTTCTCCACCCGCGCCCCCTGGCCGGACGCCCGCCGGCTGCTCGACGCGGGCGCGACCGTCGCCCTGTCCACGGACTGCAACCCGGGCTCCTCGTTCACCTCGTCCCTGCCGTTCTGCGTCGCCCTCGCCGTACGGGACATGGGCATGACCCCGGACGAAGCCCTCTGGGCCGCCACGGCGGGCGGCGCGGCCGCCCTGCGGCGGAAGGACGTCGGCCGCCTCGCCCCGGGCGCCCGCGCCGACCTGGTGGTCCTGGACGCGCCCAGCCACGTCCACCTCGCGTACCGGCCGGGCGTGCCGCTCGTCCACGAGGTCTGGCGCGCCGGCGCACGCGTGGTCTGA
- a CDS encoding RNA polymerase sigma factor SigF, which produces MSPRLDVPRTHNAPSACPQGQTESPTEALDGLEGLPEIPPYTEVGALDARALSKTLFTRLETLEEGTPEYAYVRNTLVELNLALVKFAASRFRSRSEPMEDIVQVGTIGLIKAIDRFELSRGVEFPTFAMPTIVGEIKRFFRDTSWSVRVPRRLQELRLDLAKAGDELAQQLDRAPTVGELADRLGLTRDEVVEGMAASNAYTASSLDAKPEEDEHEGALADRIGYEDHGLEGIEYVESLKPLIASLPGRDRQILSLRFVANMTQSEIGEELGISQMHVSRLLSRTLVKLRKGLTLDE; this is translated from the coding sequence ATGTCACCCCGGCTCGACGTACCGCGTACCCACAACGCGCCGTCGGCATGTCCTCAGGGACAGACCGAATCACCCACCGAAGCGCTCGACGGACTCGAGGGACTTCCCGAGATCCCGCCCTACACCGAGGTGGGGGCGCTGGACGCCAGGGCCCTGTCGAAGACGCTCTTCACCCGGCTGGAGACCCTCGAAGAGGGCACGCCGGAGTACGCCTACGTACGCAACACCCTCGTCGAGCTGAACCTGGCCCTGGTCAAGTTCGCCGCGTCCCGCTTCCGCTCCCGCAGCGAGCCGATGGAGGACATCGTCCAGGTCGGCACGATCGGCCTGATCAAGGCGATCGACCGCTTCGAGCTGAGCCGGGGCGTCGAGTTCCCGACTTTCGCGATGCCGACCATCGTCGGCGAGATCAAGCGTTTCTTCCGCGACACCAGCTGGTCCGTGCGCGTCCCGCGCCGCCTGCAGGAGCTGCGGCTCGACCTGGCCAAGGCGGGCGACGAGCTCGCCCAGCAGCTCGACCGGGCGCCCACCGTGGGCGAGCTCGCCGACCGCCTCGGCCTCACCCGTGACGAGGTCGTGGAGGGCATGGCCGCGAGCAACGCGTACACCGCGAGCTCGCTCGACGCCAAGCCCGAGGAGGACGAGCACGAGGGCGCGCTGGCCGACCGGATCGGCTACGAGGACCACGGGCTCGAAGGCATCGAGTACGTCGAGTCCCTGAAGCCGCTCATCGCCTCGCTGCCGGGCCGCGACCGCCAGATCCTCTCGCTCCGGTTCGTCGCCAACATGACGCAGTCGGAGATCGGCGAGGAGCTGGGCATCTCGCAGATGCACGTCTCGCGGCTGCTGTCGCGCACCCTGGTCAAGCTCCGCAAGGGTCTGACGCTGGACGAGTGA
- a CDS encoding STAS domain-containing protein: MDRGTVGSANRGRLQVEARTEGRSEVVTPVGELDHHTADLLREPLESAVEQGRARLVVDCSRLDFCDSTGLNVLLGARLKAEEAGGGVHLAAMQPMVARVFEITGAEAVFTVHASLAEALET; this comes from the coding sequence ATGGACCGCGGGACGGTCGGCAGTGCGAACCGGGGTCGGCTACAGGTCGAGGCCCGGACCGAGGGGCGCAGCGAGGTGGTGACGCCCGTGGGTGAGCTCGATCACCACACGGCGGATCTGCTGCGCGAGCCGCTGGAGAGCGCGGTCGAACAGGGGCGTGCGCGCCTGGTGGTCGACTGCTCGCGACTCGACTTCTGTGATTCCACCGGGCTGAACGTGCTGCTCGGTGCCCGCCTCAAGGCGGAGGAAGCCGGGGGAGGGGTTCATTTGGCGGCGATGCAGCCCATGGTGGCGCGGGTCTTCGAGATCACGGGGGCCGAGGCGGTATTCACCGTCCACGCCTCCCTCGCCGAGGCCCTGGAGACCTGA
- a CDS encoding ATP-binding protein, whose amino-acid sequence MSTTRQHPPGDLGREPEGAGVSSAEPVRPTEAAERQWRTLSLREATGIVPTARDFAREALRDWGWLPAAGADRRAAAEDFLLVVSELVTNACLHAGGPDEIRIARSAKALRVEVADGGAGQPQPRTPHRAGRPGGHGMFIVQRLCLDWGVVRVPGEPGKTVWAELAAPA is encoded by the coding sequence ATGAGCACCACCCGGCAGCATCCGCCGGGCGACCTCGGCCGCGAGCCGGAGGGCGCGGGCGTTTCCTCCGCCGAGCCCGTCCGGCCGACGGAGGCCGCCGAGCGGCAGTGGCGCACGCTGTCGTTGCGGGAGGCCACCGGCATCGTGCCGACGGCCCGTGATTTCGCCCGCGAGGCGCTCCGCGACTGGGGCTGGCTCCCCGCGGCCGGCGCCGACCGCCGCGCCGCCGCGGAGGACTTCCTGCTGGTCGTCTCCGAACTGGTCACCAACGCGTGCCTGCACGCGGGCGGCCCCGACGAGATCAGAATCGCCCGCAGCGCCAAGGCGCTCCGCGTGGAGGTCGCCGACGGCGGCGCGGGCCAGCCCCAGCCGCGTACGCCGCACCGGGCCGGGCGGCCCGGCGGCCACGGCATGTTCATCGTGCAGCGGCTCTGCCTGGACTGGGGAGTCGTACGGGTGCCGGGCGAGCCCGGCAAGACCGTGTGGGCGGAGCTGGCCGCTCCGGCGTAA
- a CDS encoding peptide MFS transporter: MASSLTKDPSSTVGGEKTFFGHPRGLATLFMTEMWERYSFYGMKALLPLYLIAPGGMHMNATTATAIYSVYMAMVYLLAMPGGWMADRFWGPRKTVAIGGAVVILGHITLAVPNSVTFFAGLVLVALGSGLLKANISTMVGHLYDGPEDPRRDGGFTLFYIGINVGAFLAPLTIGTVGENVNWHFGFALAALGMALGLAQFMLGTRHLSPQSDVVSTPATEQEKQSALRKGLIWLIVAAVVYGLMAVTGNFADWSTVPLSIAGLVIPVAVLARMKRDKELTSTEQSKLSGYIWFFVVAAVFWMIYDQNGSTLSIFGENSTTNHLLGFHFPTSWYQSLNPIFIMAIAPVVASGWLWLNKRGKEPSTAVKFASSLVLIGISFAVFLIPLIDTAANGGKVSPMWLVAIYFIQTVAELCLSPVGLSVTTKMAPAKYSSQMMGVWFLAVTAGDSLTGLLTAPPVGVDLNTTGSVVFEVILALIAGVGIWMYRKKVAQHMGDVH, encoded by the coding sequence ATGGCGTCCAGCCTGACGAAGGACCCGTCGAGCACCGTTGGTGGCGAGAAGACCTTCTTCGGCCACCCCCGGGGCCTGGCCACGCTCTTCATGACCGAGATGTGGGAGCGTTACAGCTTCTACGGCATGAAGGCACTGCTCCCGCTGTACCTGATCGCGCCCGGCGGCATGCACATGAACGCCACCACGGCCACCGCGATCTACTCGGTCTACATGGCGATGGTCTACCTGCTCGCCATGCCCGGCGGCTGGATGGCCGACCGCTTCTGGGGGCCGCGCAAGACGGTCGCCATCGGCGGCGCCGTCGTCATCCTCGGCCACATCACGCTCGCCGTGCCGAACTCGGTGACCTTCTTCGCGGGCCTGGTGCTCGTGGCGCTCGGTTCCGGGCTGCTGAAGGCGAACATCTCCACGATGGTCGGCCACCTCTACGACGGCCCGGAGGACCCGCGCCGCGACGGTGGCTTCACGCTCTTCTACATCGGCATCAACGTGGGCGCCTTCCTCGCCCCGCTGACCATCGGCACCGTCGGCGAGAACGTCAACTGGCACTTCGGCTTCGCGCTCGCGGCGCTCGGCATGGCCCTGGGCCTGGCCCAGTTCATGCTCGGCACCCGCCACCTGAGCCCGCAGAGCGACGTCGTCTCGACGCCCGCCACCGAGCAGGAGAAGCAGTCCGCCCTGCGCAAGGGCCTGATCTGGCTGATCGTCGCGGCCGTCGTCTACGGCCTGATGGCCGTCACCGGCAACTTCGCCGACTGGTCCACGGTGCCGCTGAGCATCGCCGGCCTGGTCATCCCGGTCGCCGTCCTGGCGCGCATGAAGCGCGACAAGGAGCTGACGTCGACCGAGCAGTCCAAGCTGTCGGGCTACATCTGGTTCTTCGTGGTCGCCGCCGTCTTCTGGATGATCTACGACCAGAACGGCTCGACCCTGTCGATCTTCGGTGAGAACTCGACCACCAACCACCTGCTGGGCTTCCACTTCCCGACGTCCTGGTACCAGTCGCTGAACCCGATCTTCATCATGGCGATCGCCCCCGTGGTCGCCTCGGGCTGGCTGTGGCTGAACAAGCGCGGCAAGGAGCCGAGCACCGCCGTCAAGTTCGCCTCCAGCCTCGTGCTGATCGGCATCTCCTTCGCGGTCTTCCTCATCCCGCTGATCGACACCGCCGCCAACGGCGGCAAGGTCAGCCCGATGTGGCTGGTGGCGATCTACTTCATCCAGACCGTCGCGGAGCTGTGCCTCTCGCCGGTCGGCCTGTCGGTCACCACGAAGATGGCCCCGGCGAAGTACAGCTCCCAGATGATGGGCGTGTGGTTCCTCGCCGTGACCGCCGGCGACTCGCTGACCGGGCTGCTCACGGCCCCGCCCGTCGGCGTCGACCTGAACACCACGGGTTCCGTCGTCTTCGAGGTGATCCTCGCCCTCATCGCCGGTGTGGGCATCTGGATGTACCGCAAGAAGGTCGCCCAGCACATGGGCGACGTGCACTGA
- a CDS encoding response regulator transcription factor: protein MTRVLLAEDDASISEPLARALRREGYEVEVREDGPTALDAGLQGGIDLVVLDLGLPGMDGLEVARRLRAEGHTVPVLVLTARADEVDTVVGLDAGADDYVTKPFRLAELLARVRALLRRGATEPAPQPATHGVRIDVESHRAWMGEEELQLTAKEFDLLRVLVRDAGRVVTRDQLMREVWDTTWWSSTKTLDMHISWLRKKLGDDAANPRYIATVRGVGFRFEKS, encoded by the coding sequence ATGACCCGTGTACTGCTCGCCGAGGACGACGCATCCATCTCGGAGCCGCTGGCCCGCGCCCTGCGGCGGGAGGGTTACGAGGTCGAGGTGCGGGAAGACGGACCGACCGCGCTCGACGCCGGACTCCAGGGCGGCATCGACCTGGTCGTGCTCGACCTGGGGCTGCCCGGGATGGACGGCCTCGAAGTCGCCCGCCGGCTGCGTGCCGAGGGTCACACCGTGCCGGTCCTGGTCCTCACCGCCCGCGCGGACGAGGTGGACACGGTCGTCGGGCTCGACGCGGGCGCCGACGACTACGTCACCAAGCCCTTCCGCCTCGCCGAGCTGCTCGCCCGGGTCCGGGCCCTGCTGCGGCGCGGCGCCACCGAGCCCGCCCCCCAGCCCGCCACGCACGGCGTCCGCATCGACGTCGAATCGCACCGGGCCTGGATGGGTGAGGAGGAGTTGCAGCTCACCGCGAAGGAGTTCGACCTCCTGCGGGTCCTCGTCCGGGACGCGGGCCGGGTCGTCACCCGCGACCAGCTGATGCGCGAGGTCTGGGACACCACCTGGTGGTCGTCCACCAAGACGCTCGACATGCACATCTCCTGGCTCCGCAAGAAGCTCGGCGACGACGCGGCCAACCCGCGCTACATCGCCACGGTCCGGGGCGTCGGCTTCCGCTTCGAGAAGAGCTAG
- a CDS encoding ATP-binding protein translates to MRRRLINSTLAVVLVVIAVFGVSLVIVETRTISSSAQESVDSEALRLISVIESRLLGSERINPAVLAEQIDDKRYALVKMPGRAPIEVGRRPGGSVITATETGEHGETVTVEESRSAVTREVGRTLMIIGAVALLAIVSAVLLAVRQANKLASPLTDLAETAERLGSGDPRPRHKRYGVPELDRVADVLDSSAERIARMLTAERRLAADASHQLRTPLTALSMRIEEISLTDDPETVKEEAHIALAQVERLTDVVERLLTNARDPRTGSAVVFDLDEVVKQQIEEWRPAYRGEGRAIVCSGKQGLSAVGTPGAVAQVLAALIENSLMHGGGTVALRTRVTGNQAVIEVTDEGPGVPADLGARIFERTISGRNSTGIGLAVARDLAEADGGRLELLQQQPPVFALFLSRMAQSREEPERPVR, encoded by the coding sequence ATGCGCCGACGACTGATCAATTCGACCCTCGCCGTCGTGCTCGTGGTGATCGCCGTCTTCGGCGTCTCCCTCGTCATCGTCGAGACCCGCACCATCAGCAGCAGCGCCCAGGAGAGCGTCGACTCCGAGGCGCTGCGGCTGATCAGCGTCATCGAGAGCCGGCTCCTGGGCTCCGAGCGGATCAACCCCGCCGTGCTGGCCGAACAGATCGACGACAAGCGCTACGCCCTGGTCAAGATGCCCGGCCGCGCCCCCATCGAAGTCGGCCGGCGCCCCGGCGGCAGCGTGATCACCGCCACGGAGACGGGCGAGCACGGCGAGACCGTCACCGTCGAGGAGTCCCGCTCCGCCGTCACCCGCGAGGTCGGCCGCACGCTGATGATCATCGGCGCGGTGGCGCTGCTGGCCATCGTCTCCGCCGTCCTCCTCGCCGTACGCCAGGCCAACAAGCTCGCCTCGCCGCTCACCGACCTCGCGGAGACCGCAGAACGCCTGGGCTCCGGCGACCCCCGCCCGCGCCACAAGCGGTACGGGGTGCCCGAGCTGGACCGGGTCGCCGACGTCCTGGACTCCTCCGCCGAGCGGATCGCCCGGATGCTCACCGCCGAACGCCGGCTCGCCGCGGACGCCTCCCACCAGCTGCGCACGCCGCTCACGGCCCTGTCCATGCGGATCGAGGAGATCTCGCTGACCGACGACCCGGAGACCGTGAAGGAGGAGGCGCACATCGCCCTCGCCCAGGTCGAACGGCTCACGGACGTGGTGGAGCGGCTGCTGACCAATGCCCGGGACCCCCGGACCGGCTCGGCGGTCGTCTTCGACCTGGACGAGGTCGTCAAGCAGCAGATCGAGGAGTGGCGCCCGGCCTACCGGGGCGAGGGGCGCGCCATCGTCTGCTCCGGCAAGCAGGGGCTGAGCGCCGTCGGCACCCCGGGCGCGGTCGCCCAGGTCCTGGCCGCGCTGATCGAGAACTCCCTCATGCACGGCGGCGGTACGGTCGCGCTGCGCACGCGGGTCACCGGCAACCAGGCGGTCATCGAGGTCACGGACGAGGGCCCCGGCGTCCCGGCGGACCTGGGCGCCCGGATCTTCGAGCGGACCATCAGCGGCCGCAACTCCACGGGCATCGGCCTCGCGGTCGCCCGCGACCTCGCGGAGGCGGACGGCGGCCGCCTGGAACTCCTCCAGCAGCAGCCCCCGGTCTTCGCCCTCTTCCTGAGCCGCATGGCCCAGTCACGGGAAGAACCGGAACGCCCGGTGCGGTAG
- a CDS encoding GtrA family protein: MNERGALRARLELLAREIAKFGVVGAVGLVVNIAVSNLLWRYTDIPTVRAGLLATFVAILCNYVGFRYWTYRDRDKTGRTRELTLFLLFSAVGAVIETGVLYVATYGFGWDTPVQSNVFKIVGIGVATLFRFWSYRTWVFKALPAPSEGVADKEALVTVPAPAARVEADPARR, encoded by the coding sequence ATGAACGAGCGAGGCGCACTGCGGGCCCGGCTGGAGCTGCTGGCCCGGGAGATCGCCAAGTTCGGCGTGGTCGGCGCGGTCGGCCTGGTCGTGAACATCGCCGTGTCCAATCTGCTCTGGCGCTACACCGATATCCCGACCGTGCGGGCCGGCCTGCTCGCCACGTTCGTCGCGATCCTCTGCAATTACGTGGGCTTCCGCTACTGGACGTACCGCGACCGCGACAAGACCGGCCGCACGCGTGAGCTGACGCTGTTCCTGCTGTTCAGCGCGGTGGGCGCGGTGATCGAGACCGGCGTGCTGTACGTGGCGACGTACGGGTTCGGCTGGGACACCCCGGTCCAGAGCAACGTCTTCAAGATCGTCGGGATCGGTGTCGCGACGCTGTTCCGCTTCTGGTCGTACCGGACGTGGGTCTTCAAGGCGCTGCCCGCGCCTTCGGAGGGCGTTGCCGACAAAGAGGCCCTGGTGACGGTGCCGGCGCCCGCGGCGCGGGTCGAGGCGGATCCGGCGCGTCGCTGA
- a CDS encoding 5-(carboxyamino)imidazole ribonucleotide synthase, whose product MTFPVVGMVGGGQLARMTHEAGIPLGIKFKLLSDTAQDSAAQVAGEVVVGDYRDLETLRAFARGCDVITFDHEHVPTEHLRALEADGIPVRPGPDALVHAQDKGVMRAKLTEIGAPCPRHRIVKDPADAAAFAEEAGGFPVILKTVRGGYDGKGVWVVRSEADAAEPFRAGVPVLAEEKVDFVRELAANIVRSPHGQAVAYPVVESIQVDGVCDTVIAPAPELDEALAGEAQQLALRIASELGVVGHLAVELFETRGPDGKPGILVNELAMRPHNSGHWTMDGAITSQFANHVRAVLDLPLGDPRPRAPWTVMCNVLGGDFPDMYQGYLHCMARDPQLKIHMYGKDVKPGRKVGHVNTYGDDLADVRERARHAADYLRGTITE is encoded by the coding sequence GTGACGTTCCCGGTAGTCGGCATGGTCGGTGGCGGTCAGCTCGCCCGTATGACCCACGAGGCGGGTATCCCCCTCGGCATCAAGTTCAAGCTCCTCAGCGACACCGCTCAGGACTCCGCGGCCCAGGTGGCGGGCGAGGTCGTCGTAGGCGACTACCGCGACCTGGAGACGCTGCGGGCCTTCGCGCGCGGCTGTGACGTGATCACCTTCGATCACGAGCACGTCCCCACCGAGCACCTGCGGGCCCTGGAGGCGGACGGCATCCCCGTGCGCCCCGGCCCCGACGCTCTGGTGCACGCCCAGGACAAGGGGGTGATGCGCGCGAAACTCACCGAGATCGGCGCGCCCTGCCCCCGCCACCGCATCGTGAAGGACCCGGCCGACGCCGCGGCCTTCGCCGAGGAGGCGGGAGGTTTCCCGGTCATCCTCAAGACCGTGCGCGGCGGCTACGACGGCAAGGGCGTCTGGGTGGTCCGCTCCGAGGCGGACGCGGCCGAGCCGTTCCGGGCCGGTGTCCCGGTGCTCGCCGAGGAGAAGGTCGACTTCGTACGGGAGCTGGCGGCCAACATCGTCCGCTCGCCGCACGGCCAGGCCGTGGCCTACCCGGTCGTCGAGTCCATCCAGGTCGACGGCGTCTGCGACACGGTCATCGCCCCGGCCCCCGAGCTGGACGAGGCGCTGGCGGGCGAGGCCCAGCAGCTCGCGCTGCGCATCGCCTCCGAGCTGGGCGTCGTCGGCCACCTCGCGGTGGAGCTGTTCGAGACCCGCGGACCCGACGGGAAGCCCGGCATCCTCGTCAACGAGCTGGCCATGCGCCCGCACAACTCCGGCCACTGGACCATGGACGGCGCGATCACCTCGCAGTTCGCCAACCACGTCCGCGCGGTCCTCGACCTCCCCCTCGGCGACCCGCGCCCCCGCGCCCCCTGGACGGTCATGTGCAACGTCCTCGGCGGCGACTTCCCGGACATGTACCAGGGCTACCTGCACTGCATGGCGCGCGACCCGCAGCTCAAGATCCACATGTACGGCAAGGACGTGAAGCCCGGCCGCAAGGTCGGACACGTCAACACCTACGGCGACGATCTGGCGGACGTGCGCGAGCGCGCCCGGCACGCGGCCGACTACCTGCGAGGAACGATCACCGAATGA
- the purE gene encoding 5-(carboxyamino)imidazole ribonucleotide mutase: MTSPASAAPVVGIVMGSDSDWPVMEAAAKALDEFGIPYEVDVVSAHRMPREMIAYGENAAGRGLKAIIAGAGGAAHLPGMLASVTPLPVIGVPVPLKYLDGMDSLMSIVQMPAGIPVATVSIAGARNAGLLAVRVLAAADPELQGRMTEFLGDLNDQATEKGKRLRQKAAGAESFGF; encoded by the coding sequence ATGACTTCCCCCGCCTCCGCCGCACCGGTCGTCGGCATCGTCATGGGCTCGGACTCCGACTGGCCCGTCATGGAAGCGGCGGCCAAGGCCCTGGACGAGTTCGGCATCCCGTACGAGGTCGACGTCGTCTCCGCCCACCGCATGCCCCGCGAGATGATCGCGTACGGCGAGAACGCGGCGGGCCGCGGCCTCAAGGCGATCATCGCGGGCGCGGGCGGCGCCGCCCACCTGCCCGGCATGCTCGCCTCGGTCACCCCGCTGCCCGTCATCGGCGTACCGGTCCCGCTGAAGTACCTGGACGGCATGGACAGCCTCATGTCCATCGTCCAGATGCCCGCCGGCATCCCCGTCGCCACGGTCTCCATCGCCGGGGCGCGCAACGCCGGACTGCTGGCCGTCCGCGTCCTGGCCGCCGCCGACCCCGAGCTCCAGGGCCGGATGACGGAGTTCCTGGGCGACCTCAACGACCAGGCCACCGAGAAGGGCAAGCGGCTGCGCCAGAAGGCGGCGGGCGCGGAGTCCTTCGGCTTCTGA